The Lycium ferocissimum isolate CSIRO_LF1 chromosome 1, AGI_CSIRO_Lferr_CH_V1, whole genome shotgun sequence genome includes a region encoding these proteins:
- the LOC132063860 gene encoding uncharacterized protein LOC132063860 — protein MESEGNEAKRCKPTKPAQFPSISSQDTVLPMPNLPAELITEILLKLPVKSLLKFRMDHECNYYRGSNNSDEDNHVTNILSKLDREKVGCDKLPGTCASGR, from the exons atggaatccgAAGGAAATGAAGCAAAACGGTGCAAACCCACAAAGCCTGCTCAATTTCCTTCCATTTCAAGTCAAGATACTGTCTTGCCAATGCCTAACCTTCCTGCAGAACTCATCACTGAAATCTTGTTAAAGCTTCCTGTGAAATCCCTCTTGAAATTCAG AATGGACCACGAATGCAATTACTACAGAGGTTCAAATAACTCAGATGAAGACAACCATGTGACTAATATCCT GTCAAAGCTTGATAGGGAAAAGGTTGGATGTGATAAGTTACCCGGTACGTGTGCTAGTGGGAGGTAG
- the LOC132063932 gene encoding NAD(P)H-quinone oxidoreductase subunit N, chloroplastic — protein MATTLSYACPSTTTSKRFLITSTGQQSQPCSSSACYQGALHSYGLQKQQVQLNSISKAMRTKRLGSVGRQKKGAVRCNIELQDFIGGDLIKLDLGQWLSDVEEHKALAIYSPHEGGYEGRYLTRLKYQGYHFLDLSARGLGDPETTLTKFHPVCPAHVGKQPIARWYFPPEVDYRLSLLPPDAKGLVVWIIEAKVLSKAELQFLALLPTLRPNVKVIAECGNWRKFMWKPLKEIAGLS, from the exons ATGGCAACCACTCTCTCCTATGCCTGCCCTAGCACCACCACCAGCAAGAGGTTCTTGATAACAAGCACTGGCCAACAGTCACAACCATGCTCCTCTTCAG CCTGCTATCAAGGGGCATTGCATTCTTATGGTCTGCAGAAGCAACAAGTACAATTAAATAGCATATCGAAGGCTATGAGAACGAAAAGACTTGGATCAGTTGGAAGACAAAAGAAAGGAGCAGTTAGATGTAACATTGAACTTCAGGACTTCATTGGTGGAGATCTCATTAAACTTGATTTAGGTCAATGGTTATCAGATGTTGAAGAACACAAAGCCTTGGCAATTTACTCTCCTCATGAAGGGGGTTATGAAGGACGCTACCTTACACGTCTTAAGTACCAGGGATATCATTTCTTGGACCTTTCTGCACGAGGGCTCGGTGACCCTGAAACCACTCTTACTAAGTTCCACCCTGTTTGCCCT GCTCATGTCGGGAAGCAACCAATAGCTAGATGGTATTTTCCTCCAGAAGTTGATTATAGACTTTCTCTACTTCCTCCGGATGCCAAAGGATTAGTGGTTTGGATAATAGAAGCAAAG GTATTATCAAAGGCAGAGCTGCAATTTCTTGCTTTACTTCCGACACTTCGTCCTAATGTGAAGGTCATTGCAGAGTGTGGTAACTG GAGAAAGTTCATGTGGAAGCCACTCAAGGAAATTGCAGGGTTATCTTAG